The Thermoleophilaceae bacterium DNA segment TCGCCTGGTACATCGGCACCGGCGAGTGGCGGGAGCGCGCCGGCGCGTATGCGATCCAGGGCAGAGGCGCGGCCCTGGTCGAGGAGATCGAGGGCGACTTCTGGAACGTCGTCGGCCTGCCCGTGGCGGAGCTCGTGAGGCTCGCGCCGGATCTCCTGGCCTAGCGAGCCGCTTGCAAGCCCGCTTGCGGGCCAACCTTCAAGCTTGGAAAGACCCCCAAGCTCCATTGCGCCAAGCCGGTGCGTCGAGGTTCCCTTTTGGCATGCGATCCCGGGCTGGTGCTGAACCTGAGAACCTTCAAGCTCAGCCTGAGGTCGTGAGTCTCAAAAACCCTCGATCAAAACTGCAGACATCGCCCCTGAACGGCAGATTCTTGGCTACACTACGGCGCGGCTTTCGGCGCCCCGCTCTCCTGCAGGATCTCTTGCGGCGGCCGGAGCCTTAGCGGGCTGCCGGTACGCGGCTTAATCTCCACCAAACCACTCGGCACATGGGCTTTTTCTCCTACCTAACGGGCTTCGGCGGTCGCGACATGGCCGTCGACCTCGGTACCGCCAACACGCTCGTGTACGTGCGCGGGCGCGGAATCGTGCTCTCGGAGCCGTCCGTGGTGGCGATCGACTCGCGCACCGGCGAGGTGCACGCCGTCGGCATCGAGGCCAAGCGCATGCTGGGCCGCACGCCCGGCACCATCTCCGCAATCCGGCCGCTCAAGGACGGGGTGATCGCCGACTTCGACGTCACGGAGCAGATGCTCCGCCACTTCATCCAGAAGGTCCACCAGAACCGCTGGGCCCACCCGCGCGTGGTGGTGTGCGTGCCAAGCGGCGTGACCGGTGTGGAGAAGCGCGCGGTTGAGGAGGCCTGCCTCTCGGCCGGCGCGCGCCAGGCCTACTTGATCGAGGAGCCCATGGCCGCCGCTATCGGCGCCGGGCTGCCGGTGGGCGAGCCCACCGGGAACATGGTCGTGGACATCGGCGGCGGCACCAGCGAGGTTGCGGTGATCTCGCTGGGCGGCATCGTGGTGTCCCAGTCGATCCGCATCGGCGGCGACGAGCTCGACGAGGCGATCATCAACTACGTCAAGCGCGAGTACAAGCTGATGATCGGCCAGCAGACGGCCGAGGAGGTGAAGCTCGAGATCGGCTCCGCATTCCCGCTCGACGAGGAGGTGCAGGCCGAGATCCGCGGGCGCGACCTCGTGTCGGGCCTGCCGAAGACCGTCGTGCTCACGAGCGAGGAGGTGCGCCTCGCGCTCGAGGAGCCGCTGCAGGCGATCATCGACGCCGTGAAGGAGACGCTCGACCGCACTCCGCCCGAGCTGGCCGCGGACATCATGGACCGCGGGATCATGCTCGCCGGCGGCGGCTCGCTGCTCCAAGGTCTTGACGAGCGTCTTCGCGATGAGACGCAGATGCCCGCACACCTCGCGGAATCGCCCCTAACCTGCGTGGCCGTGGGTTCTGGCCGCTCCCTCGAGGAGTTCGAGGCAATCCACCGCAGCAACAGAAATTCCCGACAGCGACGGCGCTACTAGCGGCGCGCGGGAGGTACACCTCCGGTGTACGACAAGAAGGTTGTCCGCAGACGACGGGCAGTGCTGGGCGTGCTCGTCGCCCTCTCGATAGGACTTCTCACCGTCTACTTCGGTGAGAACGGCGGCGGCATCCTGCACTCCTTCCAGAACGGCACCTCCGCCGTCTTCTCGCCGCTCGAGAAGGGCGTGAGCATTGTCTTCAAGCCGGTGAGCAACCTCACCCACTGGACCGGCGACGTGTTCCACGCGAAGAAGGAGAACAAGCAGCTCAAGAAGCAGGTGCAGCAGCTTCAGGCCGAGCTGGCGCAGAACCAGACCGCTCAGCGCGACGCCGCGGAGCTGCGCTCGCTCGTGGGTCTGCCGCGCTCGAGCAACTTCGCATCGGGCGACAAGCTCATCACCGCGCGCGTGATCTCGCGCTCGCCCACCGTCTGGTACTCGAACGTGGTGATCAACGCCGGCAGCGGATCGGGCGTGCACATCGACGATCCGGTGATCGCCGCGGGAGGCCTCGCCGGCAAGGTCACGTCCGTGAGCGGCGGAGAGGCGATCGTCACGCTGATCACCGACGAGTCGAGCGCAGTCTCCGCCGAGGTGATGCCCGACGGGTCGAACGGGATCGTCCGGCCCGAGGTGGGCAACCCGAACGACATGCTGCTCGACTACATCGACAAGGGCGCGAAGATCCGGAAGGGCGACAGCGTCGTGACCTCGGGCTTCACCAGCTCGAAGCTCGACTCGCTGTTCCCGCGCGGCATCCCGATCGGGAAGGTGACGAAGGTGTCGCCGAGCGAGCTCGAGCAGTACCAGCGCGTGCACATCGAGCCGTACGCGGATCTCCGGCGGATGAACTACGTACAGGTATTGACGGGCAACGCGGAGCAGCAGCGGGCGCAGGTGGTCAAGTGATCCTCACCCCGGGGACCGTCGTGCGGCTGGCCCTGCTCGTGATCTTCACGGTGGTGATCCAGGTGTCCGGACTGGAGAGCATCCCGCTCCTCGGCGGGACGATCGACCTGATCCCGCTCGTGGTGGGCGCGGTGGCGCTGTACGGCGGCAGCATCGCCGGGGCGGCGATGGGCTTCTGCTGCGGGCTGTTGCTCGACTTCATCGTCGGCCAGGACGTGGGCGCCTCCTCGCTCGTGCTCACCGCGGTGGGCTACTTCGCGGGGCGCTACGGCGAGGTGAACGAGCCCGCGAACGCGCTGCTGCCGATTCCCGTGGGCGCCGCCACCACGGCGGCTTACCTCGTGGGCACGACGATCGTGAGCCTGATGCTGTCCTTCGACGCGTCGCTCAGCATCCTCGCGTTCCGCGACATGTTCCTCACCCTTTTCCTCAACACGCTGGTGGCGCTGCCGGTGTTCGCCCTCGTGCGCAAGATCATCAGGCCGGTGCTCACCCGCGACCCGCTCGACCGCCGCCGCAAGCGCGCGCAGCCGATCGAGTCCGGCCCCATCGGCCTGAGAGGGCTGGGCATCTAGGTCGGCATGT contains these protein-coding regions:
- a CDS encoding rod shape-determining protein; its protein translation is MGFFSYLTGFGGRDMAVDLGTANTLVYVRGRGIVLSEPSVVAIDSRTGEVHAVGIEAKRMLGRTPGTISAIRPLKDGVIADFDVTEQMLRHFIQKVHQNRWAHPRVVVCVPSGVTGVEKRAVEEACLSAGARQAYLIEEPMAAAIGAGLPVGEPTGNMVVDIGGGTSEVAVISLGGIVVSQSIRIGGDELDEAIINYVKREYKLMIGQQTAEEVKLEIGSAFPLDEEVQAEIRGRDLVSGLPKTVVLTSEEVRLALEEPLQAIIDAVKETLDRTPPELAADIMDRGIMLAGGGSLLQGLDERLRDETQMPAHLAESPLTCVAVGSGRSLEEFEAIHRSNRNSRQRRRY
- the mreC gene encoding rod shape-determining protein MreC; this translates as MYDKKVVRRRRAVLGVLVALSIGLLTVYFGENGGGILHSFQNGTSAVFSPLEKGVSIVFKPVSNLTHWTGDVFHAKKENKQLKKQVQQLQAELAQNQTAQRDAAELRSLVGLPRSSNFASGDKLITARVISRSPTVWYSNVVINAGSGSGVHIDDPVIAAGGLAGKVTSVSGGEAIVTLITDESSAVSAEVMPDGSNGIVRPEVGNPNDMLLDYIDKGAKIRKGDSVVTSGFTSSKLDSLFPRGIPIGKVTKVSPSELEQYQRVHIEPYADLRRMNYVQVLTGNAEQQRAQVVK
- the mreD gene encoding rod shape-determining protein MreD, which produces MILTPGTVVRLALLVIFTVVIQVSGLESIPLLGGTIDLIPLVVGAVALYGGSIAGAAMGFCCGLLLDFIVGQDVGASSLVLTAVGYFAGRYGEVNEPANALLPIPVGAATTAAYLVGTTIVSLMLSFDASLSILAFRDMFLTLFLNTLVALPVFALVRKIIRPVLTRDPLDRRRKRAQPIESGPIGLRGLGI